In Streptomyces violaceusniger Tu 4113, one DNA window encodes the following:
- a CDS encoding SigE family RNA polymerase sigma factor — protein MTTTVCTGVSAAAFPSFTSYVRARGPVLLRTARSLTSNVCDAEDLLQTALTKTYLAWERIEDHNALDGYVRRALVNTRTSQWRKRKIDEFACEELPEPETVPAPDPAERQVVRDALWRAVLRLPDRQRAMVVLRYYEDLSEAQTAEVLGVSVGTVKSAVSRALSKLREDPELGYAA, from the coding sequence ATGACCACGACCGTGTGCACAGGCGTATCCGCCGCCGCGTTCCCGTCGTTCACTTCGTATGTACGGGCGCGGGGGCCGGTGCTGTTGCGCACCGCCCGCTCGCTGACCTCCAACGTGTGCGACGCCGAGGATCTGCTGCAAACCGCGCTGACCAAGACGTACCTGGCGTGGGAGCGTATCGAGGACCACAACGCGCTGGACGGCTATGTGCGGCGTGCGCTGGTCAACACGCGAACCTCGCAGTGGCGCAAGCGCAAGATCGACGAATTCGCCTGCGAGGAACTGCCCGAGCCCGAGACGGTGCCCGCCCCGGACCCCGCCGAACGGCAGGTCGTCCGCGACGCGCTGTGGCGGGCCGTACTGCGGTTGCCGGACCGTCAGCGGGCGATGGTCGTCCTCAGGTACTACGAGGACCTGAGCGAGGCGCAGACGGCGGAGGTACTCGGGGTGTCCGTCGGGACCGTCAAGAGCGCGGTCTCGCGCGCCCTCAGCAAGCTCCGCGAGGACCCGGAACTCGGCTACGCGGCGTGA
- a CDS encoding DUF1906 domain-containing protein: MTRRKQSRRSRPSRRSRRNSSSNWQATGWTAGLAAALATAIAGATPAASAEVLPDPRPLGAKVFQGWAFDTCHAPSLATLRAWNSSRYRAVGVYYAGRGRACASQPNLTVSWMRGVKSMKWRVLPIFVGSQAPCVRSANKKHVPIGSKPFSQGRAEGKDAVARAKALSLKKRSALYLDMEAYDLTKTSCAAKTLSFIRGWNREVRSRGFFPGFYSSAESGVRHVEQARRAGVHDLPSAMWFARWKGKPSLYGEPALAKSAWNPHRRIHQYKGNVDVTHGGRTLRIDRNKVDAPVAIIK; the protein is encoded by the coding sequence ATGACCCGAAGAAAGCAGAGCAGGCGGAGCAGGCCGAGCAGGCGGAGCAGGCGGAACAGTTCGAGCAACTGGCAGGCCACAGGCTGGACCGCCGGTCTGGCCGCGGCGCTGGCCACCGCGATCGCCGGTGCCACCCCCGCCGCCTCGGCGGAGGTCCTGCCCGACCCCCGCCCCCTGGGCGCCAAGGTCTTCCAGGGCTGGGCCTTCGACACCTGCCACGCGCCGTCCCTCGCCACCCTGCGGGCGTGGAACAGCTCCCGCTACCGCGCCGTCGGCGTCTATTACGCGGGCCGCGGCCGGGCCTGTGCGAGCCAGCCCAACCTCACCGTCTCCTGGATGCGCGGGGTCAAGAGCATGAAGTGGCGGGTGCTGCCCATCTTCGTCGGATCCCAGGCCCCCTGCGTCCGCAGCGCCAACAAGAAGCATGTGCCGATCGGCAGCAAGCCCTTCTCCCAGGGGCGCGCGGAGGGCAAGGACGCGGTCGCGCGCGCCAAGGCGCTGTCCCTGAAGAAGCGCAGCGCCCTCTACCTCGACATGGAGGCGTACGACCTGACGAAAACGAGCTGCGCCGCCAAGACGCTCTCCTTCATCCGCGGCTGGAACCGCGAGGTCCGCTCGCGCGGCTTCTTTCCCGGCTTCTACAGCAGCGCCGAGTCCGGGGTGCGTCATGTGGAGCAGGCCCGCCGGGCCGGGGTCCATGACCTGCCCTCCGCCATGTGGTTCGCCCGCTGGAAGGGGAAGCCGTCGCTGTACGGTGAGCCGGCGCTGGCCAAGAGCGCGTGGAATCCGCACCGCCGCATCCACCAGTACAAGGGCAACGTGGATGTGACGCACGGTGGCCGGACGCTGCGCATCGACCGCAACAAGGTGGACGCACCGGTCGCGATCATCAAGTGA
- a CDS encoding lipid-transfer protein: MSARKADTLGGRAAVVGIGATEFSKDSGRSELKLAVEAVQAALDDAGLTPADVDGLVTFTMDTSPEITVAQACGIGDLTFFSRVHYGGGAACATVQQAALAVATGVAEVVVCYRAFNERSGRRFGSGVQHREPSAEGAALGWSLPFGLLTPASWVAMAAQRYLYAYGLTPEVFGHVAVTDRRHAATNPAAYFHGKPITLADHAASRWIVEPLRLLDCCQETDGGQALVVTSVERARDLPRPPAVITAAAQGAGRGQEQMTSFYRDDLAGLPEMGVVARQLWRGSGLTPADIDVAILYDHFTPFVLMQLEEFGFCGRGEAAGFVAEDALPLNTHGGQLGEAYLHGMNGIAEAVRQIRGTSVNQVPGAARALVTAGTGVPTSGLLLGADG; this comes from the coding sequence ATGAGCGCCCGTAAAGCGGACACCCTGGGCGGCCGGGCCGCCGTCGTCGGCATCGGTGCCACCGAGTTCTCCAAGGACTCGGGCCGCAGCGAGCTGAAGCTGGCGGTGGAGGCCGTCCAGGCGGCCCTGGACGACGCGGGCCTCACCCCGGCCGATGTGGACGGGCTGGTCACCTTCACCATGGACACCAGCCCCGAGATCACCGTGGCGCAGGCGTGCGGCATCGGCGATCTCACCTTCTTCTCGCGCGTCCACTACGGCGGGGGCGCGGCCTGCGCCACCGTGCAGCAGGCCGCGCTCGCCGTCGCGACCGGCGTCGCCGAGGTCGTCGTCTGCTACCGCGCGTTCAACGAGCGCTCCGGGCGCCGCTTCGGCTCCGGCGTACAGCACCGCGAGCCGTCCGCCGAGGGCGCAGCGCTCGGCTGGTCGCTGCCCTTCGGGCTGCTGACCCCGGCCTCGTGGGTCGCCATGGCCGCCCAGCGCTATCTGTACGCCTATGGGCTGACGCCCGAGGTTTTCGGCCATGTGGCCGTCACCGACCGCCGCCACGCGGCCACCAACCCGGCCGCGTACTTCCATGGCAAGCCGATCACCCTCGCCGATCACGCCGCCTCCCGCTGGATCGTCGAGCCGCTGCGGCTGCTCGACTGCTGCCAGGAGACGGACGGCGGTCAGGCGCTCGTCGTCACCAGCGTGGAACGGGCGCGCGACCTGCCGCGTCCGCCCGCCGTGATCACGGCCGCGGCGCAGGGCGCGGGCCGCGGCCAGGAGCAGATGACGAGCTTCTACCGCGACGACCTGGCGGGCCTTCCCGAGATGGGGGTGGTCGCCCGGCAACTGTGGCGCGGCAGCGGGCTGACCCCGGCCGATATCGACGTGGCCATCCTCTACGACCACTTCACGCCGTTCGTACTGATGCAGCTCGAGGAGTTCGGCTTCTGCGGGCGCGGTGAGGCGGCCGGATTCGTCGCCGAGGACGCGCTGCCGCTCAATACCCACGGCGGTCAGCTCGGTGAGGCGTATCTGCACGGGATGAACGGGATCGCCGAGGCCGTCCGCCAGATCCGCGGCACCTCCGTCAACCAGGTGCCGGGGGCCGCCCGCGCCCTGGTCACCGCGGGCACTGGGGTACCGACATCCGGGCTTCTCCTCGGCGCAGACGGCTGA
- a CDS encoding MaoC family dehydratase, translating to MTVRTGDELPPLRIPITRTLIVAGALASRDYQDVHHDAEAAKEKGSPDIFMNILTTNGLVGRYITDHFGPRARLRKVAIRLGAPNYPGDEMVLTGEVTAVAEGTAEVAVTGRNGIGHHVTGKVTVQLPTDAPGTGDARKGSTDAPATTGTHTITDAPTTTPGTPR from the coding sequence ATGACGGTGCGTACGGGCGATGAGTTGCCCCCGCTGCGTATCCCGATCACCCGGACCCTGATCGTCGCCGGAGCCCTCGCATCCCGGGACTACCAGGATGTGCACCACGACGCCGAGGCGGCCAAGGAGAAGGGCTCCCCGGACATCTTCATGAACATCCTCACCACCAATGGCCTGGTCGGCCGGTACATCACCGATCACTTCGGGCCGCGGGCCCGCCTCCGTAAGGTCGCCATCCGACTCGGCGCGCCCAACTACCCCGGCGATGAGATGGTGTTGACGGGTGAGGTTACCGCGGTCGCGGAGGGTACGGCGGAGGTCGCCGTCACCGGCAGAAACGGCATCGGCCACCATGTGACCGGCAAGGTCACGGTGCAGCTCCCCACCGACGCCCCGGGAACCGGTGACGCCCGTAAGGGGAGCACCGACGCCCCAGCGACCACTGGCACCCACACGATCACCGACGCCCCCACCACCACCCCGGGGACCCCCCGATGA
- a CDS encoding bifunctional MaoC family dehydratase N-terminal/OB-fold nucleic acid binding domain-containing protein, with translation MTRDELHDLDDLNELDELYGRLRAYEGRTAASGGAGRDPVNEPMIRHWCEAMGDTNPAYPDIAPPTMLQAWTMGGLAGHPGGSARSEAYDELLALLDDAGCTSVVATDCEQEYLRPLRPGDRVTFDAVIESVSPRKTTKLGTGYFVTTRMNVRTGDGELAGTHRFRILKYAPARPKAEPEREPRRERESERAADRPRRPRPVINRDNAGFWEGVARHRLLIQRCLDCAAPRFPWLPGCGACGSQRWEAVEASGAGTVFSYVVMHHPPFPAFDPPYAVGLIELAEGVRMVSGITGVPYDKVRIGMPVELEFLRVDEELELPVFRGAEA, from the coding sequence ATGACGCGCGATGAGCTGCACGACCTGGATGACCTGAATGAGCTCGATGAGCTGTACGGACGGCTGAGAGCGTACGAGGGGCGGACGGCCGCGAGCGGCGGCGCGGGCAGGGACCCGGTCAACGAGCCCATGATCAGGCACTGGTGCGAGGCGATGGGCGACACCAACCCCGCCTATCCGGATATCGCCCCGCCGACCATGCTGCAGGCGTGGACGATGGGCGGACTGGCCGGGCACCCGGGCGGTTCGGCCCGCTCCGAGGCGTACGACGAGCTGCTGGCGTTGCTCGACGACGCGGGCTGCACCTCGGTGGTCGCCACCGACTGCGAGCAGGAGTACCTGCGGCCGCTGCGCCCCGGCGACCGGGTCACCTTCGACGCGGTCATCGAGTCGGTGTCGCCGCGTAAGACCACCAAGCTGGGCACCGGATACTTCGTCACCACCCGGATGAACGTCCGTACCGGGGACGGGGAACTGGCCGGCACCCACCGCTTCCGCATCCTCAAGTACGCACCCGCGCGGCCGAAGGCGGAGCCGGAGCGGGAGCCGAGACGGGAGCGGGAGTCGGAGCGGGCGGCCGACCGCCCCCGTCGTCCTCGCCCCGTCATCAACCGCGACAACGCGGGCTTCTGGGAGGGCGTCGCCCGGCATCGGCTGCTCATCCAACGCTGCCTGGACTGCGCCGCCCCGCGCTTCCCGTGGCTGCCGGGGTGTGGGGCGTGCGGTTCCCAGCGGTGGGAGGCGGTCGAGGCGTCCGGCGCGGGCACGGTGTTCAGCTATGTGGTCATGCATCATCCGCCCTTCCCCGCCTTCGACCCGCCCTACGCGGTCGGCCTGATCGAGCTCGCGGAGGGGGTGCGGATGGTCAGCGGCATCACCGGGGTGCCGTACGACAAGGTGCGCATCGGCATGCCCGTCGAGCTGGAGTTTCTGCGCGTGGACGAGGAGCTGGAGCTGCCCGTGTTCCGGGGTGCCGAGGCATGA
- a CDS encoding bifunctional DNA primase/polymerase yields the protein MANPALAHVLAHALTAAAHGFRVIPLTRAKLPAVRSPHHHDPAPLPCRGECGRLGHGVHDASADPEAIRALFAAAPWATGYGIACGRAPYHLIGLDLDLKDGRPGRPRGPGGAGATDGRARTRKPGASGKDGTDSTDGLTADGLAALARLAREHAFAIPLTVTVLTPSGGRHLWLCGPPGLAVPNSAGRLAPGIDIRGLGGYLVGPGSSGSHGSYRLAPDSPAWAPAPAPAALLRLLTPPRPAPHRSYRPGPPSPGPPSPGPHPAALEGLVRFVRASREGQRNDRLFWAACRAYETGAGPELAPALIEAALDTGLAPREARATVASAARSAARHLQPPDAWA from the coding sequence ATGGCGAATCCCGCACTCGCCCATGTTCTTGCCCACGCCCTGACCGCCGCGGCCCACGGCTTCCGCGTGATCCCGCTGACCCGCGCGAAGCTGCCCGCCGTGCGCTCCCCTCACCACCACGACCCCGCGCCTCTGCCGTGCCGCGGCGAATGCGGCCGGCTGGGCCACGGAGTCCATGACGCGTCGGCGGACCCCGAGGCGATCCGCGCCCTGTTCGCCGCCGCCCCCTGGGCCACCGGCTACGGCATCGCCTGCGGACGCGCCCCGTACCACCTCATCGGCCTCGACCTCGATCTCAAGGACGGAAGACCAGGAAGACCCCGAGGACCCGGGGGAGCGGGCGCCACGGACGGTCGGGCCAGGACCAGGAAGCCCGGTGCAAGCGGTAAGGACGGCACGGACAGCACGGACGGTCTGACCGCGGACGGTCTGGCCGCCCTCGCCCGGCTGGCCCGCGAGCATGCCTTCGCCATCCCCCTTACGGTCACCGTGCTCACCCCGAGCGGCGGCCGCCATCTCTGGTTGTGCGGCCCGCCCGGCCTCGCCGTCCCCAACTCCGCCGGACGTCTGGCCCCCGGCATCGACATCCGCGGGCTGGGCGGCTATCTGGTCGGCCCCGGCTCATCCGGCTCGCACGGCAGCTACCGCCTCGCGCCGGACTCCCCCGCCTGGGCCCCGGCGCCCGCCCCGGCCGCCCTGCTGCGCCTGCTCACACCCCCGCGCCCGGCCCCGCACCGCTCGTACCGCCCCGGCCCACCGTCCCCCGGGCCGCCGTCCCCCGGCCCGCATCCCGCGGCCCTGGAGGGGCTCGTACGGTTCGTCCGCGCCTCACGGGAGGGCCAGCGCAACGACCGGCTGTTCTGGGCCGCCTGCCGCGCCTACGAGACGGGCGCCGGGCCGGAGTTGGCCCCCGCCCTGATCGAGGCCGCGCTCGACACCGGCCTGGCCCCGCGCGAGGCCCGCGCCACCGTCGCCTCCGCGGCCCGCAGCGCCGCCCGCCATCTCCAGCCCCCGGACGCGTGGGCCTGA
- a CDS encoding helix-turn-helix domain-containing protein, translating to MSVPWKGKGSKGEAVDCAGARLARQATVEVAGLLGKRDMSRADLARLMEVSPGRVSQILSGDENLTLRSLAAVAEALDLDIKISFVEPKEDGARRTRGLGDGSDAFVYAP from the coding sequence ATGAGTGTGCCGTGGAAAGGCAAGGGTTCGAAGGGGGAGGCCGTGGACTGTGCGGGGGCTCGGCTGGCGCGTCAGGCCACCGTGGAGGTCGCGGGGTTGCTGGGGAAGCGCGACATGAGCCGTGCTGACCTCGCCCGGCTCATGGAGGTCAGCCCGGGGAGGGTGAGCCAAATACTTTCCGGGGACGAGAATCTGACGCTGCGGAGTCTCGCTGCCGTGGCCGAGGCCCTGGATCTGGACATCAAGATCAGTTTTGTGGAGCCCAAGGAGGACGGGGCTCGTCGGACGCGTGGGCTGGGCGATGGGTCCGATGCCTTTGTCTACGCTCCCTGA
- a CDS encoding VOC family protein, whose amino-acid sequence MAARIDLTFDCTNAKLLAEFWKTALGYVDEPPPAPFRTREEWLAQFDLPEDDSADDGAWLCDPDGIGPRLSILKVPERKTAKNRLHIDIRVPGHGSPDERWARIRTESDRLIRAGGNALQEFDGHHILMADPEGNEFCVGAASSCTPSNTDGTIHS is encoded by the coding sequence ATGGCAGCCAGAATCGATCTGACCTTTGATTGCACGAACGCGAAGCTCCTCGCCGAGTTCTGGAAAACGGCCCTGGGATATGTCGACGAGCCGCCGCCCGCTCCCTTCAGAACCCGCGAGGAGTGGCTCGCACAGTTCGATCTGCCAGAGGACGACTCTGCGGACGACGGCGCGTGGCTCTGCGATCCCGACGGCATCGGCCCCAGGCTCTCCATCCTCAAGGTCCCCGAGCGGAAGACAGCGAAGAACCGGCTTCATATCGACATCCGGGTGCCAGGACACGGCAGCCCTGACGAACGGTGGGCGCGGATAAGAACAGAGTCCGACCGACTCATAAGAGCGGGCGGAAACGCCCTGCAGGAGTTCGACGGGCACCACATCCTGATGGCTGACCCAGAAGGCAACGAGTTCTGCGTCGGCGCAGCCTCGTCCTGTACCCCGTCCAACACCGACGGAACGATCCACTCATAG
- a CDS encoding S1C family serine protease gives MSTENEGSAVPPAPGSHPAPPAPHPNPAVPPAPDYEPTAGRPTAPDAPIGPSDAAGPQGAPGASGPGADAGQSSTWWSADGGQQPGGPGEGQGGQGGPGGPWGTAPVPPSGPSERKPRGLVAAMLAAVLVAGAIGGGIGFWAADRESNGSDTTTVSAYGNPKTESRAPGSVSSIANKTLPSVVTIEAQGNNGESGTGTGFVYDKQGHILTNNHVVASAADNGKLTATFSNGKRYTAEVVGRAQGYDVAVVKLKNAAGAKLDPLPLGNSDRVAVGDATVAIGAPFGLSGTVTTGIVSAKKRPVASSDGGGGNASYMSALQTDASINPGNSGGPLLNADGGVIGINSAIQSAGNGSGLGESQQSGSIGLGFAIPINQAKNVAEQLIKTGQPTYPVIEATVSTKDSANGATIASNGSGGSPAVVPGGPADKAGLKSGDVITKLDDMAIDSGPTLISEIWTHQPGDKVTLTYKRGGKVSKADVTLGKRKGDS, from the coding sequence GTGAGCACCGAGAACGAGGGCTCTGCCGTTCCGCCCGCGCCCGGGTCGCATCCGGCCCCTCCGGCGCCGCACCCGAACCCGGCCGTACCACCCGCGCCGGACTATGAGCCCACCGCGGGGCGGCCGACCGCACCCGACGCGCCAATAGGCCCGTCCGACGCGGCAGGGCCGCAGGGAGCGCCCGGCGCCTCGGGCCCCGGCGCGGACGCCGGCCAGTCCAGCACGTGGTGGTCGGCCGACGGCGGACAGCAGCCCGGCGGCCCGGGCGAAGGACAGGGTGGGCAGGGCGGCCCGGGCGGACCGTGGGGGACCGCTCCCGTGCCGCCCTCCGGCCCCTCCGAGCGCAAGCCCCGTGGACTGGTCGCCGCCATGCTGGCCGCCGTACTGGTCGCGGGCGCCATCGGCGGCGGCATCGGCTTCTGGGCCGCCGACCGGGAGAGCAACGGCAGCGACACCACCACGGTCTCCGCCTACGGCAACCCCAAGACGGAGAGCCGCGCGCCCGGCTCGGTGTCGAGCATCGCCAACAAGACCCTGCCCAGCGTCGTCACCATCGAGGCCCAGGGCAACAACGGTGAGAGCGGCACCGGCACCGGCTTCGTCTACGACAAGCAGGGCCACATCCTCACCAACAACCACGTCGTCGCCTCGGCCGCCGACAACGGCAAGCTGACCGCCACCTTCTCCAACGGCAAGCGGTACACCGCCGAGGTCGTCGGCCGCGCCCAGGGCTACGACGTCGCCGTGGTCAAGCTCAAGAACGCCGCGGGCGCCAAGCTCGACCCGCTCCCGCTCGGCAACTCCGACCGGGTCGCCGTGGGCGACGCCACCGTCGCCATCGGCGCCCCCTTCGGCCTCTCCGGCACCGTCACCACCGGCATCGTGAGCGCCAAGAAGCGCCCGGTCGCCTCCAGCGACGGAGGCGGCGGCAACGCCTCGTACATGAGCGCCCTGCAGACCGACGCCTCCATCAACCCGGGCAACTCCGGCGGCCCGCTGCTCAACGCGGACGGCGGCGTCATCGGCATCAACTCCGCCATCCAGTCCGCCGGCAACGGCAGCGGCCTCGGCGAGTCCCAGCAGTCCGGCAGCATCGGCCTCGGCTTCGCGATCCCGATCAACCAGGCCAAGAACGTCGCCGAGCAACTGATCAAGACCGGCCAGCCCACCTACCCGGTGATCGAGGCCACGGTCAGCACGAAGGACTCCGCCAACGGCGCCACCATCGCCTCCAACGGCAGCGGCGGCAGCCCCGCCGTCGTCCCCGGCGGCCCGGCCGACAAGGCGGGCCTCAAGTCCGGCGACGTGATCACCAAGCTCGACGACATGGCCATCGACAGCGGCCCGACCCTCATCAGCGAGATCTGGACCCACCAGCCGGGCGACAAGGTCACTCTCACCTACAAGCGCGGCGGCAAGGTGTCGAAGGCGGACGTCACTTTGGGGAAGCGCAAGGGTGACAGCTGA
- a CDS encoding glycerophosphodiester phosphodiesterase, which yields MTYARPARDSHPGPPTVSVVAHRGASEDAPEHTLAAYRKAIEEGADALECDVRLTADGHLVCVHDRRVDRTSNGRGAVSALELSDLAALDFGSWKGRATDKEEPDRDSRDSTSVLTLERLLALIADAGRQIELAIETKHPTRWAGQVEERLLTLLRRYGLDAPPPGERSPVRVMSFSARSLHRIRTGAPAIPTVYLMQFILPRHRDGQLPAGVRIAGPSIRIVRNHPGYVARLQREGHRVHVWTVDEPEDVDLCVRLGVDALITNRPKQVLSQLGRS from the coding sequence GTGACCTATGCGCGCCCTGCCCGGGACAGCCACCCCGGGCCGCCCACCGTCTCCGTCGTCGCCCACCGCGGGGCCTCCGAGGATGCCCCGGAACACACCCTGGCCGCCTACCGTAAGGCAATCGAGGAGGGCGCCGACGCCCTGGAATGCGATGTCCGGCTGACCGCCGACGGCCACCTCGTCTGTGTCCACGACCGCCGCGTCGACCGCACCTCCAACGGCCGGGGCGCGGTCTCGGCGCTGGAGCTGTCCGATCTGGCGGCCCTGGACTTCGGCTCCTGGAAGGGCCGGGCCACCGACAAGGAGGAGCCGGACCGCGACAGCCGGGACAGCACCTCCGTCCTCACCCTGGAACGGCTTCTGGCGCTCATCGCCGACGCGGGACGCCAAATCGAACTGGCGATCGAAACCAAGCACCCCACCCGCTGGGCGGGCCAGGTGGAGGAGCGGCTGCTCACGCTGCTGCGCCGCTACGGCCTGGACGCGCCGCCGCCCGGCGAACGTTCACCCGTCCGTGTGATGAGTTTCTCAGCGCGCTCACTGCACCGGATCCGCACCGGGGCCCCCGCCATCCCGACCGTCTACCTGATGCAGTTCATACTGCCGCGCCACCGGGACGGGCAACTGCCGGCCGGGGTGCGGATCGCGGGGCCGAGCATCCGGATCGTGCGGAACCATCCCGGCTATGTGGCGCGACTGCAGCGTGAGGGGCACCGAGTGCACGTGTGGACCGTCGACGAACCGGAGGACGTCGACCTGTGCGTCCGCCTCGGGGTCGACGCACTGATCACCAATCGCCCCAAACAGGTACTGTCCCAACTCGGACGCTCATAA
- a CDS encoding ATP-binding protein — protein MALVVARQVPTSSTMAVPHGPAGVRAARQRMRVDLGRTGVSDSVIDDAVLILSELLSNAWRHGRPWRSGHGGGTVRAAWSVDEHDRLTVEVTDGGGPTRPLPANPSVTARGGRGLNIIMSLAEEWGVRDGVGEVTVWALLPPDDDFARRVVLPPDLSPDLGTELASGLRPSLDANLDAQLDANLDANLGPSLGATLDADLDANLGPNVEANIDPDFDRELDFADLDELA, from the coding sequence GTGGCGTTGGTGGTGGCACGGCAGGTGCCGACGTCGTCGACCATGGCCGTACCCCATGGTCCTGCGGGTGTCCGCGCGGCAAGACAGCGGATGCGTGTCGATTTGGGCAGGACTGGGGTATCGGATTCGGTCATAGACGACGCTGTATTGATCCTTTCAGAACTGCTCAGCAATGCATGGCGACATGGCCGCCCTTGGCGTTCCGGCCATGGTGGCGGCACGGTCCGGGCCGCATGGAGCGTCGACGAGCACGACCGGCTGACGGTCGAGGTGACGGACGGCGGAGGACCTACAAGGCCACTTCCGGCCAATCCCTCGGTGACCGCACGCGGCGGTCGCGGGCTGAACATCATCATGTCGCTGGCCGAGGAATGGGGCGTGCGGGACGGAGTCGGCGAGGTCACCGTATGGGCCCTTCTTCCGCCTGACGACGATTTCGCCCGTCGTGTCGTGCTTCCCCCGGACCTCTCCCCCGACCTGGGTACAGAGCTGGCCTCCGGGCTGCGTCCGAGCCTCGACGCGAATCTTGACGCGCAGCTCGACGCCAATCTCGACGCGAACCTGGGGCCGAGTCTCGGGGCGACCCTCGATGCTGACCTCGACGCGAACCTGGGCCCGAACGTCGAGGCGAACATCGACCCCGATTTCGATCGCGAGCTGGACTTCGCCGATCTGGACGAGCTCGCGTAG
- a CDS encoding DUF5926 family protein produces MAKKRRPQTKATGPQAANGEIPVVGAREPCPCGSGRRYKACHGREAAHAATELVQRPFEGLPNECDWVALRELVPAATVELPLAEGLPEGVPSVTLATVLPMAWPALRRDSGAVLLGLQNDTPSGDISRDLADTLRRALTADPGTPVAAERAPGDGPRLQDLLDPKGTFSPTLHEGFEFWVDDAANATGEVAASLERANAAAIPTARLTAVEAAYWCETPEKNHLRWVMSHPEEKLLDALARLHAAGASSLGDNTRLVGSFRAHGLTVPVWDLPRGMSAEDTEKPAVDLAERLAEALASDAPLTPEQRRARGGLTNRQVTLS; encoded by the coding sequence ATGGCCAAGAAGCGCCGCCCACAGACGAAGGCCACAGGGCCACAGGCCGCCAACGGCGAGATCCCTGTGGTGGGCGCGCGGGAGCCTTGCCCGTGCGGTTCGGGCCGTCGCTACAAGGCCTGTCACGGCAGGGAAGCCGCACACGCCGCCACCGAGCTGGTGCAGCGCCCCTTCGAGGGGCTCCCCAACGAATGCGACTGGGTGGCCCTGCGCGAGCTGGTGCCCGCCGCGACCGTCGAGCTGCCCCTCGCCGAAGGACTGCCCGAGGGGGTTCCGTCGGTCACCCTGGCGACGGTGCTGCCCATGGCGTGGCCCGCGCTGCGCCGTGACAGCGGCGCCGTGCTGCTCGGTCTGCAGAACGACACGCCCTCCGGGGACATCAGCCGCGACCTGGCCGACACCCTGCGCCGGGCGCTGACCGCCGATCCGGGCACTCCGGTGGCCGCCGAGCGGGCTCCGGGCGACGGTCCACGGCTGCAGGATCTGCTCGACCCGAAGGGCACTTTCTCGCCGACCCTGCACGAGGGGTTCGAGTTCTGGGTCGACGACGCCGCGAACGCGACCGGAGAGGTCGCCGCGTCCCTGGAACGGGCCAACGCGGCCGCGATCCCCACCGCCCGGCTCACCGCTGTGGAGGCGGCCTACTGGTGTGAGACGCCGGAGAAGAACCACCTGCGCTGGGTGATGTCCCACCCCGAGGAGAAGCTGCTCGACGCGCTCGCGCGGCTGCACGCCGCGGGTGCCTCCTCGCTCGGCGACAACACCCGGCTGGTGGGCTCGTTCCGGGCCCACGGGCTCACGGTGCCGGTGTGGGATCTGCCCCGCGGGATGAGCGCCGAGGACACCGAGAAGCCGGCCGTGGACCTCGCCGAGCGGCTCGCGGAGGCGCTCGCCTCCGACGCCCCGCTGACGCCCGAGCAGCGGCGCGCCCGGGGCGGCCTCACCAACCGTCAGGTGACGCTGAGCTGA
- a CDS encoding bifunctional DNA primase/polymerase, with protein MREILGRRRKFSLRRGARSPLLRAALTCATEWQWPVVPGVGLRSGGGRPRVCGCPDPECAVPGGHPFDPVLLAATTDPRMVRWWWGNRPTAPLLLATGGPAPCAVSLPAVAAARALAVFDRAGVRLGPVVATPTRWSLLVEPYSLEDLGELLNQQDWVPSSLRFHGEGGYVVLPPSQTGLGRVRWERPPLRRSGRPWLPQVATVVNALVEASTSAPDGGSRLAY; from the coding sequence ATGCGCGAGATCCTCGGAAGGCGACGCAAGTTCTCGCTGCGGCGCGGCGCGCGATCGCCGCTGCTGCGTGCGGCGCTCACCTGCGCCACCGAGTGGCAGTGGCCCGTGGTCCCGGGCGTCGGACTCCGGTCCGGCGGCGGACGGCCCCGGGTATGCGGCTGCCCCGACCCGGAATGTGCGGTTCCGGGTGGACATCCGTTCGACCCTGTTCTCCTTGCCGCCACCACCGACCCGCGCATGGTGCGCTGGTGGTGGGGCAACCGGCCCACCGCGCCCCTGCTGCTGGCCACCGGCGGCCCCGCGCCCTGCGCGGTGAGCCTGCCCGCGGTCGCCGCGGCGCGGGCGCTGGCGGTCTTCGACCGGGCGGGGGTGCGGCTCGGCCCGGTGGTCGCGACGCCCACCCGCTGGTCGCTGCTGGTGGAGCCGTACTCCCTCGAAGACCTCGGCGAGCTGCTGAACCAGCAGGACTGGGTGCCCAGCTCGCTGCGGTTCCACGGCGAGGGCGGCTATGTGGTGCTGCCGCCGTCGCAGACGGGCCTCGGGCGGGTGCGCTGGGAGCGGCCGCCGCTGCGCCGCTCCGGGCGGCCCTGGCTGCCTCAGGTGGCCACGGTGGTGAACGCCTTGGTCGAGGCGAGCACCAGCGCGCCCGACGGAGGCAGCCGGCTCGCCTATTGA